The Kribbella shirazensis genomic interval TTACCGGTTTGCCGCCCTCGGGTGGCAAACTGGTCTGTCGGTTCCGGTTCACGTTCGTACCGTGCGAGCGACCCGGGGCACCTGAAACCTAGGAGACTGTCTTGAAGAGCGACATCCACCCGACGTACGTGGAGACCACGGTGACCTGCACCTGTGGCGCCACGTTCACCACGCACTCGACCGCGGAGAACGGCGTGATCCACGCCGACGTGTGCTCGCAGTGCCACCCGT includes:
- the rpmE gene encoding 50S ribosomal protein L31, which translates into the protein MKSDIHPTYVETTVTCTCGATFTTHSTAENGVIHADVCSQCHPFYTGKQKILDTGGRVARFEKRYAKK